The following proteins come from a genomic window of Chryseobacterium glaciei:
- a CDS encoding DUF805 domain-containing protein, with the protein MKWYLKVLKQYADFDGRARRTEYWMYLLFNTIFAIIAAVLDNVLGLKFTPEIPYGYIYLLYGLATFIPGLAVFIRRMHDIDKSGWWFFIAFIPIIGGIWLLILCATEGTPGRNQYGVNPKENFNEINEIGQKQL; encoded by the coding sequence ATGAAATGGTATTTAAAAGTATTAAAACAGTACGCTGATTTTGATGGAAGAGCTAGAAGAACAGAGTATTGGATGTATCTCTTATTCAATACGATTTTTGCAATTATAGCAGCGGTATTGGATAATGTTTTGGGATTGAAATTTACACCGGAAATCCCTTACGGATATATTTATTTGCTTTATGGATTGGCGACTTTTATCCCTGGTTTAGCGGTATTCATTAGAAGAATGCACGATATTGATAAAAGTGGATGGTGGTTTTTCATAGCTTTCATCCCAATTATTGGAGGAATTTGGTTATTGATACTTTGTGCTACTGAAGGAACTCCAGGAAGAAATCAATATGGAGTAAATCCTAAAGAAAACTTCAACGAAATTAATGAAATTGGACAAAAGCAATTATAA
- a CDS encoding phosphohydrolase — MTKDDLLHRAIKIADKAHKGQTDKYHAPYIAHVMRVMEYGKTMDEKIVGVLHDVVEDHPVEFSLDYLRDQGFPEYIIFAISCLTKFDPDEEYDDFVKRTERSPLAVAVKLNDLRDNMDLRRVNRELLPKDIKRFNKYLKAYHYLVDKY, encoded by the coding sequence ATGACAAAAGACGATCTGCTTCACAGAGCAATAAAAATAGCCGATAAGGCACATAAAGGCCAAACAGACAAATATCACGCTCCATACATTGCTCACGTTATGCGAGTGATGGAATATGGTAAAACAATGGATGAAAAGATCGTAGGCGTACTTCACGACGTTGTAGAAGATCATCCTGTAGAATTCAGTTTGGATTATTTACGAGATCAAGGTTTTCCGGAATATATTATTTTCGCGATCAGTTGTCTTACAAAATTCGATCCTGATGAAGAGTATGACGATTTTGTAAAAAGAACCGAAAGATCTCCTTTGGCTGTAGCTGTAAAACTTAATGACCTTCGTGATAATATGGATCTTCGCAGAGTAAACCGCGAACTTCTTCCTAAGGATATTAAAAGATTTAATAAATATTTAAAAGCTTATCATTATTTGGTTGATAAATATTAA
- a CDS encoding DUF2490 domain-containing protein, whose product MKLFLSLSLLLSLTFFKAQEHISSFNALTLTYKFHPKFFLYAEGQIRSIEDYTYPDYYEIKGGLGYNLTKNHKPFVGLGRYATYKDHAINKEEFRVWLQDVIDIKKGVVKFENRFRVEKSWFHEPQTDKNSQRMRYRYRLNVSVPLNSKEVKKGTVFANVYNEIFLVSPMKPTFARNRVYAGGGYQIDNNFGIAAGYLWQREFNASGNQNFHFIYLALNINIDGTNHPVKTFDYPGAD is encoded by the coding sequence ATGAAACTCTTTTTAAGTCTCAGTTTACTATTAAGTCTAACATTTTTTAAAGCTCAAGAACATATTTCAAGCTTCAATGCGCTGACCCTGACTTATAAATTTCATCCAAAATTTTTCCTATATGCGGAAGGTCAGATAAGAAGTATTGAAGATTATACTTATCCTGATTATTACGAAATAAAAGGTGGGCTAGGATATAATCTTACTAAAAATCACAAGCCTTTTGTTGGATTAGGAAGATATGCGACCTATAAAGACCACGCCATCAATAAGGAAGAATTCAGGGTATGGTTACAGGATGTGATTGACATTAAAAAAGGTGTAGTAAAATTTGAAAACCGTTTTCGTGTTGAGAAATCTTGGTTTCATGAACCTCAAACGGATAAAAATTCCCAAAGAATGCGTTACCGTTACCGATTGAATGTAAGTGTTCCTTTAAACTCAAAAGAGGTTAAAAAAGGAACGGTTTTCGCGAATGTGTACAACGAAATTTTCCTTGTAAGCCCGATGAAACCTACTTTCGCAAGGAATAGAGTCTATGCGGGAGGTGGTTATCAGATTGACAATAATTTCGGAATTGCAGCAGGATATCTTTGGCAAAGAGAATTTAATGCATCTGGAAACCAAAATTTTCATTTCATTTATCTTGCATTAAATATCAATATCGACGGAACAAACCATCCTGTGAAAACGTTTGATTATCCGGGAGCGGATTAA